The genome window AATTTTGTTCATCGTTGATACTTGCCAAGCAAGTTCAATGTATGAGAAGTTTTATTCTCCAAATATTCTAGCAGTTGCTTCTAGTTTAGTGGGAGAAGATTCACTTTCTGTGAGTAATTGaagttattttgtaattattaatatggtagctgaatattattaatatcttcCATCTTTTTACAGCATCACTTGGATCCTGCCATTGGTGTTTACATTATAGATAGATACACATATTATGCATTGGATTTTCTGGAGAAAGTAGAACCTTTTAGTACCAAAACTTTGGGAGAATTTgtaagttatatattatataaaaagtaatttttactGCACGAATAAACTAACTTATCTTTATCTTTCTAGCTCAGAGTTTGTCCCAAGTATTATTGTTTGTCAACAGTTGGAGTAAGAAGAGATTTATTTAGAAGGGATCCTGATAAAGTACCAGTTACAGATTTCTTTGGATCCTTAAGGCCTATAGAATTAACCACAAATATAATGAACGTTTTACCCGtgaaaacaaataaaacgaaAGCTATCGAGCTAGAAAGGAAGTATTCTTACGTCGCATAATTTCCAGACGTATCGAAATTTACGtgattaatagaaataaatacgaATTTCTTCAAAAAATGACGTTtgctttctaaatatttaagtaaaataaagaaaaacgtaaaataaaatatgtaatattaataaaagaacGTATTTCCTGATATGCTTTGACTCATTTTTGCATCACTATCGCAAGCATATTGAGCAAATcttatatatcatacatttatattatactttataactaTATTCTTATAGTCTTAGAAGGATTAAACAAGGTACGTGATTCTGAAAAAAGTCAATAAAGTCCATGAGGGATAGCAGATACTAAGCGTACCATACTGCTATTATATCAATTTCAGAGTAAGATTTAAAATAACTCTCCTTGAAAAGTATTTAATAACTCCAAAATTTGCGAGTATTActacattttacatatttaaattacttttatgtACTATGGACATGATAAATGGAAATCTGTGTAATTATATACTTCAACTATATAGAAGTCgcacatatgtacatatgtatgtataaatgtgGTACCAGCGCTGTCAACGGCAGTTAGCAGAAGGTGCTTGATAGCATCGTACGAGAACTTTAATCGATCTAAGTGTATATAAAAGCATTTGGAACATCGTTAAAATCTTTCAACTATtgcgatttttttttaaagttagTATTTTCGTTCTATTTACTGTTACATTtggtaataaaagtaaaaaatttcaaaatttatgccgaagataaataaatttgatttttatatctttttattcataattttgtaTGTAAACTTCGATTGTTTGTTTTTTCTCCGTTTTACGTAAATCGTTAATATAATAAGATGCACCCAGAATCAAAAGAACGTAAGTGACATTTGTTTGATATCTAGTAAACCGCATTTAAAAGTTATGAGTGttagaaaatataatgtatctgtgaaaattaaattatatttattgcttgacgtatattaaatattatatacgcaaattttcaatgaattctGTTTTTCAGTTTATGAATTATCAAATATGAAGAAAACAACTTTATTGCACATTTATCCTTTCGACATCAACAATATTTTGACAAAAAGAGGTGAAACATGAAACGAAGTAttctaaaaatacatttattgtaaatacaaataaaatagttttaagtattatacgtatattaagTTTATCCTTACGATCGTCTCGTACTCGACAACCCATCTCGACAAGAAATAGTCCATAACATTCTATTGATTCTAAGTGCCTTATATatattatcgtaatattttgtttattcctttaatttttcATGTGCAGATATTTagctgttaattaattatttcctttAATAAATCTCCTATGAATAGTGTTTTGAATATAATCTTTCTTTATGTAATATCACAGAACGTTTCAGTGTGTGTTTCAGCACAATAAAATGTATGTGTTTTTCCTAATAATTTTTCGGAATCAGGTACACCTCATCGACTTTATTGACCTTGAAACATGTCGTCAAGATCATAATTCTTAATAACTCTTCTCTATACACGCTACCGCCGCTCGTCTTAGTTTCCAAAATATTCACAATGAATTTCAACAGAATTTAGATTACATTTTCTATTCTGAAGTAGGCGGCCCGATTTTTATATGGACCAACCCAAATTTAACTCATCGATGCTAATTATCTTTAATATAACTGAAAAAAATAAATCCTTGAGTTATAATAGGTTGAGCTAAATCAACGTTTGGCCGCTTCGTGAAGGTCGGTAACGCAAgacttaattattatttcattcgatTTTGAGATAAAATAccatctattattattaatatacattaCCGTAAATACTTCTGTACATGACTCAGAGACTAAGAGCATACGGGTTTTATCATTAACTACGTTGTACAAGAGGGgcatgtatatattttgtatacattATTTTGATCGAATGAAGGTCAAAATAGAGTGCAGCTATATATTAATAGATCCAGATATTTATATCCATATATTAATAgattcattgaaaattatttcacgctGACATCGCCGACCGCCTGGTCGGATACTAATTTAGCCTAACTCATAACgcattaatttctctttttcattaatgcaatattaaaaatagttATCTCTTGCATCAATGAGTTAAGTTTACGTTGGCCACTATAAAAATGCGGCCACTTACTTCAGTATAGAGTATAATCTAAATTCTATTGAAGctttttctgaatatttagGAAACTAAGGTCGAGTGGTGGTGGTAGCACGTACAGGGAGCAGTTGTTCAGAATGACGACCTTAACAGCATACTTCAAGGTCATAGAAATCGACGAGGTGCACCTGTTTTATTATATCTACAAAGTTATGAATTTACTATATGCAtacttatttttgtttttagatGTATTTCTTGAGGACGTTGATACTAATCATCGCAGTCTTCACATTATCATTCGCGTTTAAgttaaatggaaaatatatagGAGTTTATGATATGAAGAACGTATTAAACCACAGCAGACAACAATCACCTAAAGATCCTGCAATTAATTCTTTCCCAACCGAACCAGTCCCTCCACTGATTCCAATTTGCGTGAAAGAAGGATATTTCAGAGATCCTTTCAATTGCAAGAAAGTTTACTATTGTACACATTCGAAAGCAGTTCCAAAGGCTTTCTATTGTAAGGATGACTTAGTATTTAACATCTATACTAATTGGTGTGATTATCCACAAAATGTGATCTGTTGATCGAATATCTAGCTATAACGTTCGAAACGTTTCTATTGATTCTAGTATATAGTTTTGAGAATTGTAAATGATCTGTTACCTTCGTGTTAGTATTAACATCTATTTATATTGTCGTTTACGGTAAAT of Bombus terrestris chromosome 5, iyBomTerr1.2, whole genome shotgun sequence contains these proteins:
- the LOC110119308 gene encoding uncharacterized protein LOC110119308; translated protein: MTTLTAYFKVIEIDEMYFLRTLILIIAVFTLSFAFKLNGKYIGVYDMKNVLNHSRQQSPKDPAINSFPTEPVPPLIPICVKEGYFRDPFNCKKVYYCTHSKAVPKAFYCKDDLVFNIYTNWCDYPQNVIC